One segment of Alistipes finegoldii DSM 17242 DNA contains the following:
- a CDS encoding PDDEXK nuclease domain-containing protein — protein sequence MKPVLERTFIDDIKRLIEDARLNTYAAINAVMLETYWNIGKRIVEQEQHGKSRAEYGTQLLKVLSEELSAAFGKGFSARNLRNYRQFYLSFPHDEIWHTRVPNLTWSHIRTLLRVTDDAARIWYLNEAAQEMWSVRTLDRNISSQYYHRLLQSPKKEKVVSEMKSLTAAYEKDKLEFIKNPMVAEFLGLASNMDFTESRLESAILTHLQKFIMEMGKGYAFVARQQHISTDAGDYFIDLVFYNYILKCFLLIDLKTTQISHQDVGQMDMYVRMYDELKRTDGDNPTIGLILCTETSRDIARYSVLHENPQLFAAKYLTYLPKEEELREEIERQKEIYSLQQVEEK from the coding sequence ATGAAACCCGTACTGGAGCGCACGTTTATCGACGACATTAAACGTCTGATCGAGGATGCCCGTCTGAATACCTATGCTGCCATCAACGCCGTGATGCTGGAGACCTATTGGAATATCGGCAAGCGGATCGTAGAGCAGGAGCAGCATGGCAAGAGCCGTGCGGAATATGGAACGCAGTTATTGAAGGTGCTTTCCGAAGAACTGTCCGCGGCATTCGGCAAAGGCTTCTCGGCTCGCAATTTGCGAAATTACAGGCAATTCTATCTATCTTTTCCCCATGATGAGATTTGGCACACGCGTGTACCAAATCTTACATGGTCGCATATTCGAACCTTATTGCGGGTTACGGACGATGCGGCCCGCATCTGGTATTTGAATGAAGCTGCACAAGAAATGTGGAGCGTCCGTACACTTGATCGCAATATATCGTCGCAATACTATCATCGTCTGCTCCAATCACCGAAAAAGGAAAAGGTCGTATCGGAAATGAAATCCCTGACGGCGGCGTATGAAAAGGACAAGTTGGAGTTCATCAAGAATCCGATGGTTGCAGAGTTTCTGGGCTTGGCGTCCAACATGGATTTTACCGAATCCCGGCTTGAAAGTGCAATCCTCACGCATTTGCAGAAATTCATTATGGAGATGGGTAAGGGCTATGCTTTCGTCGCCCGGCAGCAGCATATCTCTACCGATGCAGGGGATTATTTCATTGACCTGGTATTCTACAATTACATTTTAAAGTGCTTTTTGCTGATCGACCTGAAAACCACCCAGATTTCGCATCAGGATGTCGGGCAAATGGATATGTATGTCCGCATGTACGATGAGTTGAAACGCACGGACGGCGATAATCCGACCATCGGATTGATCCTCTGTACGGAAACCAGCCGCGACATCGCCCGGTATTCGGTGCTGCATGAGAATCCACAACTATTTGCTGCAAAATACCTGACCTACCTGCCCAAAGAGGAAGAGTTACGCGAGGAGATTGAAAGGCAGAAAGAAATTTATAGTTTACAACAAGTAGAGGAAAAATAG
- a CDS encoding transcriptional regulator produces MNPVTHPEQWNFRPSKIKSTRYTASEVGGYNISVTTLERLCNYYGLTFEEFFEELKM; encoded by the coding sequence ATGAACCCCGTTACTCACCCCGAACAATGGAACTTCAGACCATCCAAAATAAAATCTACGAGATACACGGCCAGCGAGGTCGGCGGTTACAATATATCCGTCACCACTCTCGAAAGACTCTGCAACTATTACGGCCTGACTTTCGAGGAATTCTTCGAGGAGCTGAAAATGTAG